The Chryseolinea soli nucleotide sequence CTAATCTGTTAATTTTGTCCCCTTAATTCAGCAGCCATTCATGCATTCAAACTCAACGGTACTGGTCACCGGAGCAGCCGGCTTCATCGGGTTCCATCTCACACAAAAGCTCACCGCCCTGGGATTCAGGGTGGCAGGCCTGGATAACCTGAACGACTATTACGATGTTAACCTCAAAAAGTCGCGTCTGGACATTCTCAAGACCCTTCCCGGCTTCACGTTCCATCAGGTCGACTTAGTGGACTATGCGTCGCTCAACAGTCTTTTTACAGAACAGCGTTTTGATTACGTCGTGAACCTTGCCGCACAGGCGGGGGTACGCTATTCGCTCACCAATCCGCACGCGTATCTGGAAAGCAACCTGCACGGGTTTCTGAACATCCTGGAAGTCTGCCGCCATCATAAGATCAAACATTTGGTCTATGCGTCGTCAAGCTCGGTGTATGGTGCAAATAAAAAGATGCCTTTTTCGGTGCACCACAATGTAGACCACCCGATATCGCTCTATGCGGCTTCGAAAAAATCGAATGAACTGATGGCGCACACCTACGCGGCGTTGTATAATCTGCCGACGACGGGGTTGCGCTTCTTCACGGTATACGGCCCCTATGGCCGACCCGACATGGCCTTGTTTCTTTTCACAAAGGCCATCATCGAGGGCAAACCCATCGACGTCTTCAACAACGGAAAGATGAAGCGCGACTTCACCTACGTAGACGACATCGTGGAAAGCATCGCGCGCCTGGTGCCAAAGCCCGCGCGCCCCAACGCGCAGTGGAACGGCATGACGCCCGATCCCGCGACAAGTTTTGCGCCTTACCACATCTTCAATATCGGCAACAATCAACCGGTGGAACTCATGCGGTTCATCGAGGTGATCGAGGAGAAGCTGGGGAAGAAGGCCAT carries:
- a CDS encoding NAD-dependent epimerase, which translates into the protein MHSNSTVLVTGAAGFIGFHLTQKLTALGFRVAGLDNLNDYYDVNLKKSRLDILKTLPGFTFHQVDLVDYASLNSLFTEQRFDYVVNLAAQAGVRYSLTNPHAYLESNLHGFLNILEVCRHHKIKHLVYASSSSVYGANKKMPFSVHHNVDHPISLYAASKKSNELMAHTYAALYNLPTTGLRFFTVYGPYGRPDMALFLFTKAIIEGKPIDVFNNGKMKRDFTYVDDIVESIARLVPKPARPNAQWNGMTPDPATSFAPYHIFNIGNNQPVELMRFIEVIEEKLGKKAIKNMMPLQEGDVPETYADVEDLMREVDFKPATPIEEGIGKFIAWYTSYYKH